From the Salipiger sp. CCB-MM3 genome, the window CCGGCTCTTTCAGCAGGCAGAGCGCCATCGGGTCGGCGGCGACGATGCCGATCGCCTTGGCGGCGTGCAGCGCCTCCATCTCGGCGGTGAGGTCGCGCACATGGCCATGGGTGCCCGGATACTGGAAGATCGCGCCAAAGACCTGTTCGGCATCCAGTGCATCGGGGTTGCCGATGATGATCTCGATGTTCAGCGGCGCGGCGCGGGTCTGCATCACGGCGATGTTCTGCGGGTGGCAGTTCTCGTCGATGAAGAAGGCCTTGGCCTTCGACTTCGCCACTCGCTGCGCCATGGTCATCGCCTCGGCGCAGGCGGTGGCCTCGTCCAGCAGCGAGGCGTTGGCGATCTCGAGGCCGGTCAGATCCGACACCATGGTCTGATAGTTCAGCAGCGCCTCGAGACGGCCCTGCGAGATCTCGGGCTGATAGGGCGTGTAGGCGGTGTACCACGCGGGGTTCTCGAAGATGTTGCGCTGGATCGCGGGCGGCGTCACCGTGCCGTGGTAGCCCTGACCGATCAGCGAGGTCAGAACCTTGTTCTTCGATGCGACCTCGCGCATGTGCCAGAGCATCTCGCGCTCGGACATGGGCTTGCCAAGCTCAAGCTCGTCCGCCTGCCGGATGCCGGCGGGCACGGTCTGCTTGATCAGCGCGTCGAGGTCCTTGACCCCCAGCACCTCGAACATATCCGCCATCTCCTTGGGCGAGGGCCCGATGTGGCGGCGGTTGGCAAAGTCATACGGCAGGTAGTCTGTGGGCGTGAAGGCCATGTCGATCCGTCCAGAAACAGCAAGGTTCAGCAGGGAAGAGGGGGCAAGGCGCGGCCCTGCCCCTTTCATTGTTCTTCAAATACGCATCCGCGCGGCGGTGCCGCAGGCGCGGCGCCGGGCAGGAGATCAGCCGATGAAGTTCTTGTAGGCGGCTTCATCCATGAAGTCGTCGAGCGCAGAGAGGTCCTCGATCTTCATCTTGAAGAACCAGGCTTCGCCCTCGGGATCGTCATTGACCTTCGACGGCTCATCGGCGAGCGGCGCGTTCACCTCGACGATCTCGCCATCGAGCGGGGCGAGGATGTCGGAGGCGGCCTTGACCGACTCGATCACCACCACTTCGTCATCCTTGCTCACCGTGGTGCCTTCATCGGGCAGTTCCACGAACACCACGTCGCCCAGCTGTTCGGCTGCATGCGCGGTGATGCCGACGACGACAACATCGCCCTCGACGCGGAGCCATTCGTGCTCTTCGGTAAATTTCATCGTGCTGTCCCTGTCTGTCTCAGCGTTTGTAGGTCTGGGTCACGAAGGGCATCTCGGCCACTTCGACGGCGAGGCGCTTGCCGCGCACCTCGCCGAATAGCTTGGTGC encodes:
- the gcvH gene encoding glycine cleavage system protein GcvH, coding for MKFTEEHEWLRVEGDVVVVGITAHAAEQLGDVVFVELPDEGTTVSKDDEVVVIESVKAASDILAPLDGEIVEVNAPLADEPSKVNDDPEGEAWFFKMKIEDLSALDDFMDEAAYKNFIG